The Tachyglossus aculeatus isolate mTacAcu1 chromosome 7, mTacAcu1.pri, whole genome shotgun sequence genome includes a region encoding these proteins:
- the GUCA1ANB gene encoding putative uncharacterized protein GUCA1ANB: MPHSRNPMARQVLELSLQGQQRRSVAFDYVPVVVDPGSQKPESIKFHFYSQQYSNSFMPFYTVQKPTCGYLYHRDMDHTRKKLNVPYFNIVKWSSHLPVEH; encoded by the exons ATGCCCCACTCG AGAAATCCAATGGCCAGGCAGGTTCTAGAACTATCCCTGCAGGGGCAACAGAGACGTTCCGTGGCCTTTGACTATGTGCCCGTGGTGGTGGACCCCGGATCCCAGAAGCCTGAATCCATCAAGTTCCATTTCTACAGTCAACAATATTCCAATTCCTTCATGCCATTCTACACAGTGCAGAAACCCACCTGTGGCTACCTGTACCATCGGGACATGGACCACACCCGCAAGAAACTGAACGTCCCCTACTTCAACATCGTTAAGTGGAGTTCCCACCTCCCAGTTGAGCACtaa